The following proteins are encoded in a genomic region of Roseofilum casamattae BLCC-M143:
- a CDS encoding S66 peptidase family protein, with translation MSSLFHTPPPLQPGDKLRAIAPSGPLQETEAFQAGLNLWQDRGYTVEVDPRIYDRWGYLAGTDRDRRAQLLDALKDPDCRGILCVRGGYGTTRLLDGWDNSPDWKDFPKWLIGFSDITGLLWSQFHQEFAGGVHAPVLTTLAREPQWSLERLWKAVRGEPLETLQGNGWGGGRVEGVLLPGNLTVATHLLGTPWQPDLENVILAFEDVGEAPYRLDRMLTQWRASGLLDRVGGIALGRFSQCDVLEGKLSLTAEEVLRDRLSYLNCPLAFDFPFGHDGANAALPVGASVCLDGNVGTLEFV, from the coding sequence GTGTCTTCTTTGTTCCATACACCACCGCCTCTGCAACCTGGAGATAAGTTACGGGCGATCGCGCCGAGCGGGCCGTTGCAAGAAACCGAAGCGTTCCAAGCAGGTTTGAACTTATGGCAAGATCGAGGATACACGGTTGAAGTAGACCCGCGCATTTACGATCGCTGGGGATATTTAGCTGGAACCGATCGCGATCGCCGCGCTCAATTACTCGATGCTCTCAAAGACCCAGACTGTCGGGGAATTCTTTGCGTTCGCGGCGGCTATGGAACCACCCGTCTCCTCGATGGATGGGATAATAGTCCGGACTGGAAGGACTTTCCAAAATGGCTGATCGGATTTTCTGATATTACCGGTTTATTGTGGAGTCAATTCCACCAAGAATTTGCTGGTGGAGTTCATGCTCCCGTCTTAACCACTTTAGCTCGAGAACCGCAATGGTCTTTGGAACGCTTATGGAAAGCCGTTCGAGGAGAACCTTTAGAAACTTTGCAGGGAAATGGATGGGGAGGCGGACGAGTTGAAGGAGTATTGCTTCCCGGTAATTTAACCGTTGCCACTCACCTTTTAGGAACCCCATGGCAACCCGATCTCGAGAACGTTATTCTCGCCTTTGAAGATGTTGGAGAAGCACCTTATCGGCTCGATCGCATGTTAACTCAGTGGCGCGCGAGCGGACTTCTCGATCGAGTTGGCGGAATTGCCTTAGGTCGGTTCAGTCAGTGCGATGTTCTGGAAGGTAAACTGAGTTTAACCGCCGAGGAAGTGCTTCGCGATCGTCTCAGTTATCTTAATTGCCCTCTAGCTTTCGATTTCCCCTTCGGTCATGATGGAGCAAATGCTGCTTTGCCTGTTGGAGCTTCGGTCTGCTTAGATGGAAATGTCGGTACCTTAGAATTTGTTTAA
- a CDS encoding RNA recognition motif domain-containing protein translates to MSIYVGNLPYKVTEDDLKEVFGEYGQVQRVTVPMDREKDRIRGFAFIEMSAEAEEEAAIAALDGAEWMGRQLKVNKARPREPRPNNKGNYGGVSNSSRGEY, encoded by the coding sequence ATGTCGATTTATGTTGGTAACCTACCTTACAAGGTTACAGAAGATGACCTGAAGGAAGTTTTTGGTGAGTACGGACAGGTCCAACGGGTGACTGTTCCCATGGATAGGGAAAAAGATCGGATTAGGGGATTTGCTTTTATCGAAATGTCAGCGGAAGCGGAAGAAGAAGCAGCGATCGCAGCTCTCGATGGCGCTGAGTGGATGGGTCGTCAGTTGAAGGTAAACAAAGCCCGACCGCGAGAACCCCGTCCGAACAATAAAGGAAATTATGGGGGAGTTTCTAACAGTTCTCGGGGCGAATACTAA
- a CDS encoding NB-ARC domain-containing protein, with protein sequence MDAQHLMEWLDKLMVEKTGSHLNNLEQVVLRGVWNNQKYKKIADEYHCTEANVKRVASELYSFLSEELEEKVSKSNFRAAMERYYISNSSVGNFAQSQFFGSEIHLCRENFNSGRPEKPDLNPTINQLEKIHDRTHIPKYDRLYQRTDELNTLKHWILDKKSAIIAIYGLSGIGKTALATQLVDEIEDNFDRLIWYSHRTFPHLNALTTQLIQFLSQGATTKNCTLLDYLRSHRCLIILDDFQETLTPRKPVGHYQPEYQTYGKLLQEIGQSPHNSCLLLLSWEQPVEIATLAANHNSCQTLHLQGLGETAKQLLQAKQLTHEEQWLELINLYSGNPSWLNIITFTIAELFNGSVAQFLSYSPLFLGDIKSLLDTHYQRLSSSERSLLHWLADREIDFDLKIQPTDIPENINILDTLQSLLKRDLVMKLTHKNQSIIRLSPVIKHYLQQHKN encoded by the coding sequence ATGGATGCACAACACTTGATGGAATGGCTTGATAAGCTAATGGTCGAGAAAACTGGATCGCATTTAAATAATCTGGAACAGGTAGTGTTAAGGGGAGTATGGAACAATCAGAAGTATAAAAAAATTGCGGATGAATATCACTGCACAGAAGCAAATGTGAAGAGAGTTGCAAGTGAGCTTTACAGCTTCCTGTCAGAGGAGTTGGAGGAAAAAGTTAGTAAGTCAAATTTTCGTGCTGCAATGGAAAGATACTATATCTCTAATTCAAGTGTTGGTAACTTTGCACAAAGCCAGTTTTTTGGAAGTGAGATCCATCTTTGTAGAGAAAATTTTAATTCCGGTAGACCTGAAAAACCAGACTTAAATCCTACAATTAACCAACTAGAAAAAATACATGATCGCACTCACATCCCCAAATACGATCGCCTTTACCAGCGCACAGACGAACTCAATACCCTGAAACACTGGATACTCGACAAAAAGAGCGCTATTATCGCCATCTATGGGTTGTCGGGAATTGGTAAAACAGCTCTCGCAACGCAACTGGTAGACGAAATAGAAGATAACTTCGATCGCCTAATTTGGTACAGTCACCGAACCTTCCCCCATCTTAACGCCTTAACCACACAATTAATCCAATTTCTCTCCCAAGGAGCAACAACAAAAAATTGCACCTTGCTCGACTATTTGCGATCTCATCGTTGCTTAATTATCCTTGATGACTTCCAAGAAACTCTTACTCCTAGGAAACCCGTCGGGCACTACCAACCTGAATACCAAACCTACGGTAAACTATTACAAGAGATTGGGCAATCTCCCCACAACAGTTGCTTGCTGCTACTCAGTTGGGAACAGCCTGTAGAAATAGCAACTTTAGCCGCGAATCATAACTCTTGTCAGACCCTACATCTGCAAGGACTAGGAGAAACAGCCAAACAACTCTTGCAAGCCAAACAACTCACTCATGAAGAGCAATGGTTGGAACTGATTAATCTTTACAGTGGCAATCCCTCGTGGTTGAATATTATTACGTTCACTATTGCAGAATTATTTAATGGTAGTGTTGCTCAGTTCCTCTCCTACTCTCCTCTATTCTTGGGAGACATAAAATCATTATTAGATACCCATTACCAACGTTTATCCAGCTCCGAGCGATCCCTCCTCCATTGGTTAGCCGATCGCGAAATAGACTTCGACCTCAAGATTCAACCTACCGATATCCCAGAAAATATCAATATTCTCGACACTTTACAGTCTCTGCTCAAACGAGATTTAGTTATGAAATTAACCCATAAAAATCAGTCTATCATTAGACTTTCGCCAGTGATTAAGCATTATCTTCAACAGCACAAAAACTGA
- a CDS encoding alpha/beta fold hydrolase, which produces MAIITILGIPHSYELTEGRTAAPTLVFLHGWLLSREYWQPLIERLRSRYQCLSYDLRGFGDSWRISPDGETEEHYPVLGYTPGDYAADLGRLLQGLELEKVWLVGHSLGGSVALWAASQFPERVEGVVCLNSGGGIYLKEEFERFRAAGTQLVKWRPQWLTEVPLLDWLFTRSQAYQPLARKWGRQRLLDFVRASYPAALGTLLDSTTEDQVHQLPQLVSQLLQPVHFIAGAEDKVMEPRYVRHLASFHQLFRSGCDNVVEIPECGHFSMLEASDRVAREIDRLVNGKVYDDRLAS; this is translated from the coding sequence ATGGCAATCATCACTATCCTGGGCATTCCCCACAGTTACGAATTAACCGAAGGTCGAACGGCGGCTCCGACGCTGGTATTCTTGCATGGTTGGCTGTTGAGCCGAGAGTATTGGCAGCCGTTAATCGAGCGGTTGCGATCGCGCTACCAATGTTTATCCTACGATTTGCGTGGGTTTGGCGACTCGTGGCGGATTTCTCCCGATGGCGAAACCGAAGAACATTATCCGGTTTTGGGATATACTCCTGGCGATTATGCGGCGGATTTGGGCAGACTTTTGCAAGGGTTGGAGTTAGAGAAGGTGTGGTTAGTGGGCCATTCTTTGGGAGGAAGCGTGGCATTATGGGCGGCGAGCCAGTTCCCGGAGCGCGTTGAAGGGGTGGTTTGTCTCAACTCTGGGGGCGGAATTTATTTGAAGGAAGAGTTCGAGCGGTTTCGCGCTGCGGGGACGCAGTTGGTAAAGTGGCGGCCGCAGTGGTTGACAGAGGTTCCTCTCCTCGATTGGTTGTTTACGCGATCGCAGGCTTATCAACCTCTAGCTCGGAAGTGGGGACGGCAACGGTTGCTGGATTTTGTCCGAGCTTCCTATCCGGCTGCTTTGGGTACTCTACTCGATTCAACTACAGAAGACCAAGTCCACCAGTTGCCCCAGTTGGTATCCCAGTTGCTCCAGCCGGTACATTTTATTGCTGGAGCTGAGGATAAGGTGATGGAGCCGCGCTACGTTCGGCATTTGGCCAGTTTTCATCAGCTCTTTCGCTCGGGCTGCGATAATGTGGTCGAGATTCCCGAGTGCGGCCATTTCTCTATGCTTGAAGCGAGCGATCGCGTTGCCAGGGAGATCGATCGCCTGGTGAATGGTAAGGTTTATGACGATCGCCTGGCCAGTTAA
- a CDS encoding GNAT family N-acetyltransferase codes for MGFWKSLFSSSDAPITSHPTRSLEDFAALDVKSDSGRISRIVFSTNRNIDLYELEELCDAVGWSRRPLRKVKKAIEHSFLVISMWDLRGNHRRLVGFARATSDHAFNATLWDVVVHPAFQGKGLGKALMKHTIKKLRSEDISNITLFADPHVVDFYQNLGFLQDPEGIKGMFWYPN; via the coding sequence ATGGGTTTTTGGAAAAGCTTGTTTAGCAGCTCTGATGCTCCTATAACCTCCCATCCAACCCGAAGTCTAGAAGACTTTGCGGCGTTGGATGTTAAAAGTGATTCTGGGAGGATCTCCCGTATTGTTTTTAGTACGAATCGAAACATTGACTTATACGAACTGGAGGAGCTATGTGATGCAGTAGGATGGTCTCGCCGTCCATTACGGAAAGTGAAAAAAGCGATCGAACATAGCTTTCTGGTTATTTCGATGTGGGACTTACGAGGAAACCATCGTCGTTTGGTTGGCTTTGCTCGAGCAACCTCGGATCATGCGTTTAATGCGACCCTGTGGGATGTAGTAGTTCATCCGGCATTCCAAGGAAAAGGCTTAGGCAAAGCTCTTATGAAGCATACAATCAAGAAACTCCGTAGTGAAGATATTAGCAACATTACCTTGTTTGCCGATCCTCATGTGGTGGATTTTTATCAAAATCTCGGATTTCTGCAAGACCCGGAGGGGATCAAAGGAATGTTTTGGTATCCTAACTAG
- the psaJ gene encoding photosystem I reaction center subunit IX, with product MEGLLKYLSTAPVLIMLLLTVTAGILIEFNRFYPDLLFHPL from the coding sequence ATGGAAGGTTTACTTAAGTATCTGTCCACTGCTCCAGTTCTGATCATGTTATTACTAACTGTCACGGCTGGAATTTTAATCGAATTTAACCGTTTTTATCCAGACTTACTATTCCATCCTTTGTAA
- a CDS encoding Photosystem I reaction center subunit III has translation MRRLLVLVLMFCLWFGFAPSASADLANLVPCSESPAFLQRAKTAVATTDDPNSGAKRFERYSDALCGEDGLPHLIVDGRLDRAGDFLIPGILFLYIAGWIGWVGRSYLTAIRSEKNPGEKEIVIDVPLAIKFMLGGFAWPLVAAKDMMSGEMFAKDNEITVSPR, from the coding sequence ATGCGACGATTGCTTGTTCTGGTTTTGATGTTTTGTTTGTGGTTCGGCTTTGCGCCTTCGGCCTCTGCGGATTTAGCCAATTTAGTTCCTTGTAGCGAATCTCCCGCTTTTCTGCAACGAGCCAAAACAGCAGTAGCCACCACCGATGACCCCAACTCTGGGGCCAAACGCTTTGAACGCTATTCCGATGCCCTTTGTGGCGAAGATGGCTTACCTCACTTAATTGTAGATGGTCGTCTCGATCGCGCTGGGGATTTCTTGATTCCCGGCATCCTATTTCTCTATATTGCCGGTTGGATCGGTTGGGTAGGTCGCTCTTACCTGACGGCTATCCGGTCTGAGAAAAATCCTGGAGAGAAAGAAATCGTTATTGATGTACCTTTAGCTATTAAATTCATGCTCGGCGGTTTTGCCTGGCCCCTGGTTGCAGCTAAAGATATGATGAGCGGAGAAATGTTCGCTAAAGATAACGAAATTACGGTTTCTCCCCGCTAA
- a CDS encoding carbamoyltransferase C-terminal domain-containing protein, whose product MIILGLHFGHDASVSIIQDGIVIVTLIAERHERVKHCISLHPNLILKAIETANIKIDRIDYCAITSTQYYEIILLEPNIFDINLTYLPEYKLGSTIANQLESLEYNFDTAFGEIILPTIFSEDCQDNLTNPEYPYISGKPKHEFQECFPYAKGSIKSEFKTLKWLNYYTPNHEWIEGDLTLDNIQKISLKSFLKKEKAKQGFHYPVTVRLLGYEIPSYFINHHASHAASAYFQSNYNCAAILTHDGLHREQSGLFWLGLDREIFPLTPHFMEIGMLYRCASMSLGLGWTDGPGKMMGLAPYGNPLFFDRKFVGNYFDYLAFSTNNQVVDWLNHCLSEAIKNGYDTNKLGKQACATDPINADIAASTQKLCEEIILKACHTFSRMLHSFKINTSNLCLSGGVMLNCPSNTRIWKETDFSHIFIEPACDDSGLSVGAALWLYHNLLNKRKLKNNTLPYLGLSCKTEELADTLQDFGNEINYSILKNPAQMAAVDINNNTIIGWFEERSEIGPRALGHRSILANPRYKENRDRVNLIKERENWRPLAPSVLASEASSWFTQVPLPSPYMLFTAKVISSEIPAVTHVNDTARIQTVDESCGEFYRLLLHLHQLNGCPIVLNTSLNRRGEPIVETPAHAIDLFLNTKLDALYIKNYRITKK is encoded by the coding sequence ATGATTATTCTAGGTCTACACTTTGGCCATGATGCTTCTGTTAGCATTATTCAGGATGGTATAGTTATAGTAACTCTGATAGCAGAAAGACATGAAAGAGTCAAGCACTGTATCTCTCTCCATCCCAATCTTATTTTAAAAGCTATTGAGACAGCTAATATTAAAATTGATCGAATAGATTACTGTGCAATAACCTCTACTCAGTACTATGAAATAATTCTGTTAGAACCCAATATTTTCGATATCAATCTAACTTATTTGCCAGAATATAAATTAGGATCGACGATCGCCAATCAACTTGAGTCACTTGAGTATAATTTTGATACCGCCTTTGGAGAAATTATTTTACCCACAATATTTTCTGAAGATTGTCAAGATAATCTTACTAATCCAGAATACCCCTACATATCTGGTAAGCCAAAGCATGAATTTCAAGAATGCTTTCCTTATGCAAAAGGCTCAATCAAGTCTGAATTTAAAACACTGAAATGGTTGAACTATTATACACCTAACCATGAATGGATTGAAGGAGACTTAACCCTTGATAACATACAAAAAATAAGCTTGAAGTCTTTTCTTAAGAAAGAGAAAGCGAAACAAGGATTCCATTATCCCGTTACTGTTAGATTACTCGGATACGAGATACCAAGTTACTTTATCAATCATCATGCCTCTCATGCTGCATCTGCATATTTTCAATCAAATTACAATTGTGCAGCAATCTTAACCCATGATGGTTTGCACAGAGAGCAAAGTGGTTTATTTTGGTTAGGTCTCGATAGAGAAATATTTCCACTTACTCCTCATTTTATGGAAATAGGAATGCTATACCGTTGTGCTAGTATGTCATTAGGTTTAGGCTGGACAGATGGGCCGGGTAAGATGATGGGACTTGCACCATATGGTAACCCATTATTCTTCGATCGGAAATTTGTTGGAAATTATTTTGACTATCTTGCATTTAGCACAAATAATCAAGTAGTTGATTGGCTAAATCATTGTTTATCTGAAGCTATCAAAAATGGTTATGATACGAATAAATTAGGCAAGCAAGCCTGTGCTACCGATCCAATCAATGCAGATATTGCAGCAAGTACGCAAAAACTGTGTGAAGAGATAATTTTAAAAGCTTGTCATACCTTCAGTAGAATGCTGCACAGTTTTAAGATCAATACATCTAATCTTTGTCTTTCCGGTGGAGTAATGCTTAATTGCCCATCAAATACTAGAATATGGAAAGAAACAGATTTCTCGCATATTTTTATTGAGCCAGCTTGTGATGATAGTGGCTTATCAGTTGGTGCAGCTTTATGGCTTTATCATAACTTACTAAACAAAAGAAAATTAAAAAACAATACTCTTCCTTATTTAGGTCTATCTTGCAAAACAGAAGAGCTGGCAGACACTTTACAAGATTTTGGCAATGAAATTAATTACTCAATTCTGAAAAATCCAGCACAAATGGCAGCAGTTGATATTAATAATAATACAATTATCGGTTGGTTTGAAGAGCGAAGTGAAATTGGGCCCAGAGCATTAGGACATCGATCGATACTTGCTAATCCACGTTACAAAGAGAATAGAGATAGAGTAAATTTGATTAAAGAACGTGAAAATTGGAGACCTTTAGCTCCATCTGTTTTGGCATCAGAAGCATCATCTTGGTTTACTCAAGTTCCCTTGCCATCACCATATATGCTTTTTACTGCTAAAGTTATTTCTTCTGAAATTCCAGCAGTTACCCATGTTAATGACACAGCGAGAATACAAACAGTTGATGAAAGTTGCGGAGAATTTTATCGGTTGCTTTTACATTTACATCAGTTAAATGGTTGCCCTATAGTCCTCAATACATCTTTAAATAGACGTGGAGAGCCAATTGTGGAAACTCCAGCTCATGCGATCGACTTATTTTTAAATACTAAGCTGGATGCTCTTTATATCAAAAATTACCGCATTACTAAAAAATAA
- the tsaD gene encoding tRNA (adenosine(37)-N6)-threonylcarbamoyltransferase complex transferase subunit TsaD: MATILALETSCDETSVAIVKKCNVLSNVVASQIEEHRPYGGVVPEVASRSHLEQIDRAIAAAIAEAACSWSEIDAIAATCAPGLVGALLVGTTAAKTLALVRDKPFLGIHHLEGHIYASYLTKPDLEPPFLCMLVSGGHTSLVRVRGCGDYTTLGQTRDDAAGEAFDKVARLLGLGYPGGPAIDRLAETGNPQAFSLPEGRISLPHGGYHPYDSSFSGLKTAVMRLVKQLQDSEPELPVADVAASFQYTVARALAKRAIAAALDSNLSTIVVGGGVAANRGLREHLSQAGAKHQIEILFPPMKYCTDNAAMIACAAAAHFELGHRSPLNLGVRSRMNLSDLNTLYTR; this comes from the coding sequence ATGGCAACTATTCTCGCACTCGAAACAAGTTGTGACGAAACTTCCGTGGCAATTGTAAAAAAATGTAACGTTCTGAGTAATGTTGTGGCGTCGCAAATCGAGGAACATCGCCCTTATGGTGGCGTGGTGCCGGAGGTGGCCTCGCGATCGCACTTGGAACAGATCGATCGCGCCATCGCCGCCGCGATCGCTGAAGCCGCCTGCTCCTGGTCGGAGATTGACGCGATCGCCGCCACTTGCGCTCCCGGACTCGTCGGCGCTTTACTCGTAGGTACTACCGCCGCCAAAACTCTCGCTCTCGTACGCGACAAACCCTTTCTCGGCATTCACCATCTGGAAGGACATATCTACGCTTCCTATCTCACCAAACCCGATCTGGAGCCACCCTTTCTCTGCATGTTGGTCTCCGGGGGTCATACCAGCCTCGTTCGCGTCCGTGGCTGCGGAGACTATACCACTCTCGGACAAACTCGGGACGATGCTGCTGGAGAAGCCTTTGACAAAGTAGCGCGCTTGCTCGGACTCGGCTATCCCGGCGGACCGGCCATCGATCGCCTGGCGGAAACCGGCAACCCCCAAGCCTTTTCCCTCCCCGAAGGACGCATTTCCCTACCTCATGGCGGTTACCATCCCTATGACTCCAGCTTCAGCGGTCTGAAAACTGCCGTCATGCGTTTAGTCAAACAGCTACAAGATTCAGAGCCAGAGTTACCCGTGGCTGATGTAGCCGCCAGTTTTCAATATACCGTCGCTCGAGCGCTCGCCAAACGGGCGATCGCCGCTGCACTGGACTCCAACCTCTCCACCATTGTTGTCGGTGGAGGAGTGGCTGCCAATCGCGGATTGAGGGAACATCTGAGCCAAGCTGGAGCCAAGCATCAGATTGAAATTCTTTTTCCACCCATGAAATACTGTACGGACAATGCTGCCATGATTGCTTGTGCGGCGGCGGCGCACTTCGAGTTAGGCCATCGCTCTCCCCTCAACCTCGGCGTACGATCTCGCATGAATTTATCCGATCTCAATACCCTCTACACTCGTTGA